CACCGCTACCGTTGGTATATCTACGAAAGTGCACATGTGCCAAAAGAGAAAGGGGGAACATAACTTAAAAGGTAGGGTGAGGATTTGCTTTTGAAATGTTTGCAGGACCGTGGAAGCGAGGAAGGAAGATTCAGTTCAGGGTAAATGCAAGTAAGgtaaaaacaaaactttcaaCTTAATTTAAAAGCTATGAGAGAAGAGGAGCTCGGTCTTTGACTTTTCTTTAGCTCATATCCATATACCGCGAATTGTTCGTTGGTCGAGGGCGCAGGATTAGTTTGCCGGTTTCGTCGCAGGACATGTTAAACTCCGCCAAAACGCTTCGAGTTCGTGATGTGATGATTTGCGGAGCCATCACTAGCTTGTGGATGCCAAATACAAAAAGTAGGACTGAAAAAGAGAATAAGATTTGGTTCTGGTATTTAAATGAAAGCAGGCCTAACTCACGAAGGATTGCAGTAGAGAATGTGAACACGGGATGATTCCAAAGCGAGTCCATCAACGGAACAATCGAGGTACGAGGATCAGTCAACCAGTAGAACGCGCCGACGAACGTAATCAGCGACATGGTGCATAGTAGAACTGCAAGAGAAATAGCATCCAGGTTAGGGAACGTTGCAGCAATCAAGTGATGTACCGAGCTTTATACTTCTCCATCGCAATGTAGAGGGCTGTAATGCTGCTATAACTTCCGTGAGGCGTCTTTCAAAGGCCTTCAAGTCTAGAAGGATCAAGTTGTTAGTTTTCTGAGAACAAACAGAACGCGAACGCTTACCTTCACAAGCCGAGGGTTCTAGAGACATATTACCAAAATAAATTTCACTTATTAAATTAAACTACAgcttgaaatttcaatttattgtgTTTTGAGTCGATTTATAATTTACACAACAGATAAACTCATCTTGAGtccgaaaatttcaaaattttggaagaattttatgCAAACTCTCCTGCAAAGTTGACACAACACTCACATCATCACATCAAGCAAATGTCATTTCAAAGCCCTTCAGCATCAAAGCCAAGCACTTGACATACACTATTAAAATACCGTATACGGTACAAAACATATTATATGATtacacggtaaaaaatcaacacgctcaatttaactgttccatctattgaatgatcaactttaaa
The DNA window shown above is from Armigeres subalbatus isolate Guangzhou_Male unplaced genomic scaffold, GZ_Asu_2 Contig930, whole genome shotgun sequence and carries:
- the LOC134204828 gene encoding nuclear envelope phosphatase-regulatory subunit 1 homolog isoform X1, giving the protein MSLEPSACEDLKAFERRLTEVIAALQPSTLRWRSIKLVLLCTMSLITFVGAFYWLTDPRTSIVPLMDSLWNHPVFTFSTAILLLLFVFGIHKLVMAPQIITSRTRSVLAEFNMSCDETGKLILRPRPTNNSRYTNGSGGSARSPKKTKR
- the LOC134204828 gene encoding nuclear envelope phosphatase-regulatory subunit 1 homolog isoform X2, which encodes MSLEPSACEDLKAFERRLTEVIAALQPSTLRWRILLCTMSLITFVGAFYWLTDPRTSIVPLMDSLWNHPVFTFSTAILLLLFVFGIHKLVMAPQIITSRTRSVLAEFNMSCDETGKLILRPRPTNNSRYTNGSGGSARSPKKTKR